In Pedobacter sp. SL55, the following proteins share a genomic window:
- a CDS encoding (Fe-S)-binding protein, which translates to MKVELFIPCFIDQLYPETAFNTIKVLEKAGCGIVYNSKQTCCGQPAYNAGYWEQAKEIGTKFLSDFSETEYIVAPSASCVGMVKGGFNDLFTNTIVHNKCRNVQSNIFELSDFLINVLKKDYFGAELEGKAVYHDSCSGLRECKIKAEPRQLLSRVIGLEMLEMKDTDMCCGFGGTFAVKFDAISSAMAEQKINNALAMDADYIISTDLSCLLHLDGYIKKNNISIKTMHLADVLANGWLESTEY; encoded by the coding sequence ATGAAAGTAGAACTATTTATTCCTTGTTTTATAGATCAGTTATATCCAGAAACTGCATTTAACACCATTAAAGTGCTGGAGAAAGCAGGTTGCGGAATTGTCTATAACTCAAAGCAAACCTGTTGTGGTCAGCCGGCTTACAATGCAGGTTATTGGGAGCAAGCAAAAGAAATAGGTACTAAGTTTTTATCAGATTTTTCAGAAACTGAATATATCGTTGCGCCGTCGGCATCTTGTGTAGGTATGGTAAAAGGTGGTTTCAACGATTTGTTCACTAATACCATCGTACATAATAAATGTAGAAATGTACAGTCAAATATTTTTGAACTTTCGGATTTTCTCATCAACGTGTTAAAGAAAGACTATTTCGGTGCAGAGTTAGAAGGTAAAGCCGTTTACCACGATTCGTGTAGTGGTTTAAGAGAATGCAAAATCAAAGCAGAACCTCGTCAGCTTCTTTCTAGGGTAATAGGTTTAGAGATGCTCGAAATGAAAGATACCGATATGTGTTGTGGTTTTGGTGGTACTTTTGCCGTTAAATTCGATGCAATTTCATCGGCAATGGCAGAGCAAAAAATTAATAATGCATTAGCAATGGATGCGGATTATATCATTTCAACTGATCTTTCTTGTTTGCTTCATTTGGATGGTTACATCAAGAAAAACAACATTTCAATTAAGACAATGCACCTAGCGGATGTGCTGGCAAACGGTTGGTTAGAGAGCACCGAATATTAA